The genomic window GGCCTTCCCGCTCGCGGCCATGCCGGTCTCGCGCCTCGGGAAGGCGATCGACCCGAGCGAGTGGAACCGCAACGACGGCTTCAGCCCGGGCCCCAAGATGCTCACCGTGGTGCCGGGCCTCGACCTCGTCGCGACCGGCGCGCCGCTCATCACGCGCATCGCCGACTCGCTCGCGCCGGACTCCCCGGTGGTCCTGATCGACGCCGACAGCGGGGACCGCCAGCTCGTGTGGGCCGAGCTCGACCCCGCAGCCCCGGGCCTGCTGATCCTGCGGGTCGGCAAGAACCTTCGCTCGGGCGGCCGCTTCATCGTGGCGCTGCGCAACCCGAAGGACGCCGCCGGCCAGCCGATCGCGCCGGCGCGGGCCTTCGAGCTCTACCGCGACGGCATCCCCACCTTCCTGCCGGCGTTCGAGGAGCGGCGCCCGCACATGGAGAGCCTGTTCGCGGCGCTCGCCGGCGCCGGCGTGGCCCGCGAGGAGCTCTTCCTCGCCTGGGACTTCACCGTGATCAGCAAGCGCAACCTCTCGGAGCGCATGCTGGCGATGCGCGAGGACACCTTCGATTCGCTCGCCGAGACCGCGCCGCCCTTCGCAGTGACGCTCGTGGAGGAGAACCCGAACAGCGACGGGCGCGTGGCCCGCCGCATCAGCGGCACCTTCACGCTGCCGCTCTACCTCACCGGCACCGGCGCACCCGGTTCGCGGCTGCTCCAGGGGCCCGACGGCCTGCCGGTGCGCAGCACGGCCGGGGACTTCTCGTCGCCCTTCCGCTGCATCCTGCCCAAGGCCGCGAGCGCCGAGAACCCCTCCCGCCTCGTGCTCTACGGCCACGGCCTGCTCGGCTCCGAGAGCGAGGTGAACGCCGCCAACCTGCGCCGCTTCGCCGAGGAGCACAACATCACGTTCTGCGCGACGCGCTGGCACGGCATGTCGGACGACGACTACGACTACATCGTCGGCACGATCCTGGGCGACCTGTCGCACTTCCCCGCTCTCGCGGATCGGCTCCACCAGGGCATGCTGTCGTTCCTGGTGCTCGGGCGGCTGATGAAGCACCCCGACGGCCTCGCCTCGGACCCGGCCTTCCAGGACGCCGGGGGGCGGCCCCTGATCGACACCAGCAACCTGTTCTACGACGGCAACAGCCAGGGCGCGATCGCCGGCGGCGGTCTCGCCGCCTTCGCGCAGGACTACACGCGCGCGGTGCTCGGCGTGCCGAGCATGAACTACAGCACCCTGCTCCGGCGGAGCGTGGACTTCGACCCCTTCGCGATGCTCCTCAACGTCGTCTACGGCGACCCCTACGAGACCCCGCTCGACATCGCGCTGATCCAGATGCTGTGGGACCGCGTCGAGACCAACGGACACGCCAACCACCTGACGAGCGACACCTACCAGGACACGCCGGCCAAGAAGATCCTGCTGCACGTGGCCTTCGGCGATCACCAGGTGGCGAACGTCTCGGCGGAGGTGGAGGCGCGCACGATCGGCGCGCGCATCCACCAGCCTGCCCTCGCGCCGGGCCGCCACCACGACGAGCAGCTCCCGGAGGACCCGGACAACCAGGCGTACTTCGGCATCGAGCCGCTTCCGGCCGGGCCCTGGGACGGATCCGCGCTCGTCGTCTGGGACAGCGGCACGCCGACGCCACCGACCGGCATCGTGCCGCCGCGCTCGCCGGAGTTCGGGAAGGACCCGCACGAGACGCCACGCTGCATGCCGGAGGCCCGCGTGCAGAAGTCGGAGTTCCTGCGCTCCGGCGGGGCCGTGATCGACGTGTGCGGCGGTGGGCCGTGCCTGGCGGTGGACCCGCCGCCCTGCCTGCCGTCGCCGTAGGACCCATCTCGTGACCCCCGGACCGAGCCAGGCCTCCGAGGCCGATCTCGAACGGGCCGCGCGGGCGCAGCCCCAGGGTCAGCCCTGTGCCCTCCGATTCCAGACCACCACCTGGATCGGCCGCCACAGGTACGTGACGGGGAAGGTGACCAGGTGCACCAGGCGCGTGAAGGGGAACAGGAGGATCACGAGGAACCCGCCCAGCATGTGGAGCTTCACCGCCCAGGGCAGGGCCGTCACGTACTGGGTCTCAGGCTCGAAGCGCAGGAGCGAGACCAGCCACGGCACGGCGGTGTGGAGGTACCAGTCCGATCCCCAGCGGTAGACGAGGGCGACCCACGCGCCGAGCGCCACCTGGGCGAGGAGCACCACCAGGAGCAGCCAGTCCATCGTCGAGGTGACGGCCAGGGCGCGCGGGTTGCGGATGCGGCGCCCGAGCAGCAGCACGAGCCCGACCACGGTCATGAGCGCGAGCGCGAGACCCGTCACCTCGAAGACGTAGAGCCGGAGCTCGTCGGCGATGAGATCGCCCCAGAGGCCCGGGAAGACGAGCGCCAGCAGGTGCGCGCCGAGGATCGGGATCACTCCGTAGTGCCACGGCACCGAGCCCCAGAAGAGCGTGCGGTTCTCGAGGAACTGCGACGAGAGGCTCGAGTAGGAGAAGCGGTCGTTCCGGTAGCGGACGATCGCCATCAGGATCGCGATCGTGACCGCCACGTACGGGAAGGCGACGAAGAGCACGCTGTTCCACATGGGGACCGCCTCCTCCTACTCGCAGGCCAGCGAGGGCTGCGGATCGACGAATGTGCCTGCCGCGGGGTCGCGCACGTCCGGCAGCCGCGTCTCCAGCAGCAGCACGAGGGCGTGCAGCAGGCCCCGGTACGGGGAGCCGGGCCGCGCCGGCTGCGGGACGTCGGGGTCGGGCGGCTCCTCGGTCCTGCCCTTCGCCATCCTTCCGAGGGCGGGATACAGGGCCTCGCGGATCAGCTCCTGCGCCTCCTCCGGATCCTCGTTCGCCGCGAGGAAGCGCAGGACCGCCGCCACGTGGTCCGGCAGCTCGGTGCCGCACTCGATCCCGTAGCGCCGGTAGCGGGCCTTGAGCCCGAGCAGGAAGGCGCTGCGTTTGTAGGACTCACCGAAGAGGTGATAGCCGACGTAGGGGTGATGCGAGGCATCGAGCTCGAACAGGCCCGTGTAGGTCTCCTCGAGCCGTGCCTGCGGGCTGCCCGTCGCGAACGACGAGAACTCGCGGAGCAGGGTCGCGGCCGCCGGGACCTCCTCTCCCACCAGGGCCGCACAGTGCTCGGCGATCGGCCCGAGGCCGGGACGGGGATAGTCGAGCAGATCGGCGAAGAGCTGGAAGACACGGCGATCGAGAGAGGCGACCGTCATCGCTAGGCTCCCCGGACCGGAGCCTTGCGGAAGCCGAAGCCACCCTCGCGCTTCTGCTCGAGCGGATCCCGCATCGCCTCGATCGCGCTCTCGCGGCCGAGCGGCGGCACGACGAAGCGCTCCTCGAAGGTCGGCCTCGCGGTGAGCTGGAAGATCGCCTCGACCTCGGCCGGGGTGGTGTCTCCGACCCGCAGCGCCTCCTGCACCTCCGCGTCGGAGATCCCGCCCGCCGTCTTGGCCCGCATGTAGATGCGCACGGCGATCAGCTTGCGGTAGGAGGCCGCGACCACCTCCTCGTTGCCCGCCGAGAAGAGCTTCGCCATGTAGCGCAGCGGCATGCGCGCCCGCTCGAGCGAGCTCAGGAGCGGCGCCAGGCTCGTGCTCGCCGCGTCGGCGTTGTCGTAGCGGCCGTCCTTCACCTTCGCGAGCACCGGCAGCATCGGCGGCACGTAGAAGAGCATCGGCAGGGTCCGGAACTCGGCGTGCAGGGGCAGAGCGAGGCGCCACTGCTTCACGAACCGGTAGACCGGCGACTGCTGCGCGGCGTCGATCATCGCGTCCGAGACCCCGTTGGCGCGCGCGGCCGCGATCACCCGCGGGTCGCGCGGGTCCTGGATGATCTCGCGCTGCGCCTCGACCAGGTCCCGGTCGGGGACCGAGGCCGTGGCCTCGATCCGGCTGGCGTCGTAGAGCAGGACGCCGAGGTAGCGGATCCGGCCGACACAGGAGTGGAAGCAAGCCGGGGGCTGACCGCTCTCGAGCCGCGGATAGCACAGGATGCACTTCTCGGACTTGCCCGTGGACCAGTTGTAGTAGGTCTTCTTGTAGGGGCAGCCCGAGATGCACATGCGCCAGGCGCGGCACTTCTCCTGGCTCAGCAGCACGATGCCGTCCTCGCCGCGCTTGTAGACCGCGCCCGCCGGGCAGGCAGCCACGCAGCCGGGATTCAGGCAGTGGTTGCAGATGCGCGGCAGGTAGAAGAAGACCACGCGCTCCATCTCGGTGAGCTGCTCGCGCTCCTCCTCGGTCAGCGCGTCGAGGTTGGGATCGTTCTCGGCGTAGAGGGGCGAGCCCCCGTAGTCGTCGTCCCAGTTGGGGCCTGCCTCGATCTCCATCGGCTTGCCGGTGATCATCGAGACCGCGCGCGCGGTGGGCTGGTCGTCGCCCGCCGGCGCGTCGAAGAGGTGCCCGTAGTCGTAGGTCCAGGGCTCGTAGTAGTCGTCGACGGTCGGCAGGTAGGGATTGAAGAAGAGGTTGGACAGGCCGCCCACCCGGCCGTGGAGC from Deltaproteobacteria bacterium includes these protein-coding regions:
- the narI gene encoding respiratory nitrate reductase subunit gamma, with amino-acid sequence MWNSVLFVAFPYVAVTIAILMAIVRYRNDRFSYSSLSSQFLENRTLFWGSVPWHYGVIPILGAHLLALVFPGLWGDLIADELRLYVFEVTGLALALMTVVGLVLLLGRRIRNPRALAVTSTMDWLLLVVLLAQVALGAWVALVYRWGSDWYLHTAVPWLVSLLRFEPETQYVTALPWAVKLHMLGGFLVILLFPFTRLVHLVTFPVTYLWRPIQVVVWNRRAQG
- a CDS encoding molecular chaperone TorD family protein, with translation MTVASLDRRVFQLFADLLDYPRPGLGPIAEHCAALVGEEVPAAATLLREFSSFATGSPQARLEETYTGLFELDASHHPYVGYHLFGESYKRSAFLLGLKARYRRYGIECGTELPDHVAAVLRFLAANEDPEEAQELIREALYPALGRMAKGRTEEPPDPDVPQPARPGSPYRGLLHALVLLLETRLPDVRDPAAGTFVDPQPSLACE
- the narH gene encoding nitrate reductase subunit beta; this translates as MDVRAQVSMVFHLDKCIGCHTCSVACKNIWTDRKGTEYMWWNNVETKPGTGYPTLWEDQEKYKGGWTKNGERLALKLHGRVGGLSNLFFNPYLPTVDDYYEPWTYDYGHLFDAPAGDDQPTARAVSMITGKPMEIEAGPNWDDDYGGSPLYAENDPNLDALTEEEREQLTEMERVVFFYLPRICNHCLNPGCVAACPAGAVYKRGEDGIVLLSQEKCRAWRMCISGCPYKKTYYNWSTGKSEKCILCYPRLESGQPPACFHSCVGRIRYLGVLLYDASRIEATASVPDRDLVEAQREIIQDPRDPRVIAAARANGVSDAMIDAAQQSPVYRFVKQWRLALPLHAEFRTLPMLFYVPPMLPVLAKVKDGRYDNADAASTSLAPLLSSLERARMPLRYMAKLFSAGNEEVVAASYRKLIAVRIYMRAKTAGGISDAEVQEALRVGDTTPAEVEAIFQLTARPTFEERFVVPPLGRESAIEAMRDPLEQKREGGFGFRKAPVRGA